In the Adlercreutzia equolifaciens DSM 19450 genome, one interval contains:
- a CDS encoding DUF3990 domain-containing protein — MRLYHASTQTASEPRIVNRSPYLDFGTGFYTTTNLAQAEDFARKAFVRRGMEGAPTLNSYECDMERARRELRVLEFSEPNEEWLEFVVHNRKQGRDKALEVDIIIGPVANDDVFTTVTLYEQGQITARAALEMLKIKELFTQILFCNDKALERLTFESARTVER; from the coding sequence ATGCGGCTATACCATGCTTCAACTCAAACGGCCAGTGAGCCGAGGATTGTGAATCGTTCTCCCTACTTGGATTTCGGAACAGGGTTTTACACCACGACAAACCTTGCTCAAGCGGAGGATTTCGCTCGCAAGGCCTTTGTGCGCCGTGGCATGGAAGGGGCTCCGACGCTGAATAGCTACGAATGCGATATGGAGCGAGCCAGGCGCGAGCTACGCGTTCTCGAATTTTCCGAACCTAATGAAGAGTGGCTGGAGTTCGTCGTGCACAACCGAAAGCAAGGTCGCGATAAAGCTCTCGAAGTGGATATTATCATCGGACCCGTGGCGAACGATGACGTATTCACAACGGTAACGCTTTACGAGCAAGGGCAGATCACGGCTCGTGCTGCTCTGGAAATGTTAAAGATTAAAGAGCTTTTCACGCAAATACTTTTCTGCAACGATAAGGCGTTAGAGAGGCTGACCTTTGAGTCGGCGCGGACGGTGGAGAGGTGA
- a CDS encoding ABC transporter ATP-binding protein, whose translation MQFRRDGQLFAPVADVSFSLEAGCLYNLTGPSGSGKSTLLNACALMLPRSGGTLALEGAPVDRFKPTEWRRRVCLVPQAASLVPGTVRDNLLFPWTLKVNAGSPKPDDDVLNEMLSLAMLDGVTLDHAAAQLSGGQLARVALLRAFATRPTVLLLDEVEAALDGESAVAVSRLTRAMLAGGAACLRIRHRVEDGYAYGVFTLADGKMTYHQNEITADNAPATSAGKGCDSRADEVLAKLKAVPSAPSGVSPLVGSAFDPVASPRSGSPSLQSSSADRKPVEPSAKGGSR comes from the coding sequence GTGCAGTTTCGTCGCGACGGGCAGCTGTTCGCGCCCGTTGCGGATGTGAGTTTCTCGTTGGAAGCCGGCTGCTTGTACAACCTCACGGGGCCTTCCGGATCGGGAAAGTCCACTCTGTTGAACGCGTGCGCGCTCATGCTGCCGCGCTCGGGCGGCACGCTGGCGCTCGAGGGTGCTCCCGTTGATCGGTTCAAGCCGACGGAATGGCGCCGGCGCGTGTGCCTGGTGCCTCAGGCTGCGTCGCTGGTGCCCGGCACGGTGCGGGACAACCTGCTGTTTCCCTGGACGCTGAAGGTGAACGCCGGCTCGCCGAAGCCCGATGACGACGTGCTGAACGAGATGCTTTCCCTGGCAATGCTCGATGGCGTGACGCTTGATCACGCGGCGGCTCAGCTCTCGGGCGGCCAGCTTGCTCGGGTGGCGTTGCTGCGGGCCTTCGCCACACGACCGACCGTGCTGCTGCTCGATGAGGTGGAAGCGGCGCTTGATGGGGAGTCGGCCGTGGCCGTCAGTCGGCTTACGCGGGCGATGCTCGCGGGCGGGGCCGCCTGCTTGCGCATCCGCCATCGGGTCGAGGATGGCTACGCGTACGGGGTGTTCACGCTGGCCGATGGGAAGATGACCTACCATCAAAACGAGATCACGGCCGACAACGCACCCGCTACAAGCGCTGGAAAAGGATGCGACTCGCGAGCCGATGAAGTGCTTGCGAAGCTGAAGGCGGTGCCCAGTGCGCCTTCCGGTGTTTCCCCTCTTGTTGGTTCCGCATTCGACCCAGTCGCATCGCCAAGGAGCGGCTCGCCATCCTTGCAGTCTTCGTCGGCCGACCGAAAGCCGGTCGAGCCCTCTGCGAAGGGGGGCTCCCGATGA
- a CDS encoding helicase HerA-like domain-containing protein: MLEGDKIKVAQGENPCYLLLNQANRHGLIAGASGTGKTVTMKVLAEGFAQAGVPVFMADVKGDVTGMAQPGDDTEKVRERAAALGAAGWEPRGCDVRLWDMLGGDGVPVRITISDMGPDLLARLLGLTDVQRGVLAIAFRMADDNGMLLIDLKDLRAMLGYLSEHASEVETLYGRVSSQSVGAIQRALLTLEDAGGDIFFGEPALDITDWLVTDDAGQGTVNILNAAKLMASPQVYAMFLLWMLSEIYELLPEAGDLPKPKLVFFFDEAHLLFDDMPKELTDKIVQTVKLIRSKGVGVYFVSQSPADIPDEVLAQLSNRIQHGLRAYTPAEQKAVRAAAAAFRENPAFDSAEALLELGTGEALVSLLNEDGQPSIVERARVLPPECRMAAADAATLESVGEAQAHLVEKYGEAIDRESAYEKLAAEKSAAAEADALAAERARLEKERAEFEKQKAAEADRAAKAAAKEEERAAKAAEREAERAQKAAEKEAERAARAAEKQREQAMKTVSSVIGQIGRETSRQLLRGLFGNLRK, encoded by the coding sequence ATGCTCGAAGGCGACAAAATCAAGGTGGCGCAGGGGGAGAATCCCTGCTACCTGCTGCTGAACCAGGCGAACCGCCATGGGCTCATTGCAGGGGCCTCGGGCACGGGCAAGACGGTCACCATGAAGGTGCTGGCCGAAGGGTTCGCCCAGGCCGGCGTGCCTGTGTTCATGGCTGACGTGAAGGGCGACGTCACTGGCATGGCCCAACCCGGCGACGACACCGAGAAGGTGCGCGAGCGCGCGGCCGCTCTGGGCGCCGCAGGCTGGGAGCCTCGGGGTTGCGACGTGCGCCTGTGGGATATGCTCGGCGGCGACGGCGTGCCCGTGCGCATCACCATTTCCGACATGGGGCCCGACTTGCTGGCGCGGCTTCTGGGGCTCACCGACGTGCAGCGCGGCGTGCTGGCCATCGCCTTCCGCATGGCCGACGATAACGGCATGCTGCTCATCGATCTGAAGGATCTGCGCGCCATGCTCGGCTATCTCTCCGAGCATGCCAGCGAGGTGGAAACGCTTTACGGCCGCGTGTCGTCACAGTCGGTTGGCGCCATTCAACGCGCGCTGCTCACCCTGGAAGATGCGGGCGGCGACATCTTCTTCGGCGAACCGGCGCTGGATATCACGGATTGGCTCGTGACCGACGATGCGGGTCAGGGTACCGTGAACATCCTGAACGCCGCGAAACTCATGGCATCGCCCCAGGTGTACGCCATGTTTCTGCTGTGGATGCTCAGCGAAATCTACGAACTTCTGCCCGAGGCCGGCGACCTTCCCAAACCCAAGCTCGTGTTCTTCTTCGACGAGGCGCATCTGTTGTTCGACGACATGCCCAAGGAGCTGACCGACAAAATCGTGCAGACCGTGAAGCTCATCCGCTCCAAGGGCGTCGGCGTCTACTTCGTCAGCCAGTCGCCTGCCGACATTCCCGATGAGGTGCTCGCGCAGCTTTCCAACCGCATCCAGCACGGGCTGCGCGCCTACACGCCCGCCGAGCAGAAGGCGGTGCGCGCGGCAGCGGCGGCCTTCCGCGAGAATCCGGCCTTCGATTCCGCCGAGGCATTGCTGGAGTTGGGCACCGGCGAGGCGCTCGTGTCGCTGTTGAATGAGGATGGCCAGCCGAGCATTGTGGAACGGGCGCGCGTGCTGCCGCCGGAGTGCCGCATGGCCGCTGCCGATGCGGCGACGCTGGAGAGCGTCGGCGAGGCTCAAGCGCATTTGGTGGAGAAGTACGGCGAGGCCATCGACCGCGAGAGCGCCTACGAGAAGCTCGCCGCCGAGAAGAGCGCCGCCGCCGAGGCCGACGCGCTGGCCGCCGAGCGTGCCCGGCTGGAAAAGGAGCGCGCTGAGTTCGAGAAACAGAAGGCCGCCGAAGCCGACCGGGCCGCAAAAGCTGCGGCCAAGGAGGAAGAGCGTGCTGCCAAGGCTGCCGAAAGAGAGGCTGAGCGTGCCCAGAAAGCGGCCGAGAAAGAAGCCGAGCGCGCCGCTCGAGCTGCCGAGAAACAACGCGAGCAGGCCATGAAAACGGTCAGCTCCGTCATCGGCCAGATCGGGCGCGAGACGAGCCGGCAACTTTTGCGGGGGTTGTTTGGGAACTTGCGGAAGTAG
- a CDS encoding RNA-binding domain-containing protein, with the protein MVTVNAHQLRDIIEEGENDRIEFKRCGNQPEKDLFETICAFANTFGGTILLGVEDDGSLTGIDPAQVLPVTRNVLNVVNNSNAFDVPVSMEFEHIEIGDRQIIKIDVPNSPQMHSYKGKVYERRGDADVVVRGSAPLAELCIRKQGIYTEQRIFEHVSLSDLREDLIDEARRLALAKRKDHPWGAMTNAQLVESAGLFGKDYSTGKQGYNLAAVVLLGKDEVIRSLCPTYKTDALVRQHDTDRHDDRLVTTTNLIDAYAQIAAFCRNHLPDRFLLEGDFALSPRDTIVRELVVNCLIHREFTSPFPAKVIIDNEGIRTENASRASFEGPLEPDTFSPLPKNPLIASFFAHIGLAEELGSGTRELFKNSRLYTGRDPELEEGLIFRAFVPTIPAIQAVSNSPDKQSAQKDGIDEVASLALKLAESNGGVRTADLVDAGISRRTAQRTLSELVERDRLTPQGNGPSRIYRPNRR; encoded by the coding sequence GTGGTCACCGTGAACGCGCATCAACTGCGAGACATTATCGAAGAGGGCGAGAACGACCGCATCGAATTCAAGCGTTGCGGCAACCAACCTGAAAAGGATCTCTTCGAAACCATCTGCGCGTTCGCCAACACGTTCGGCGGCACTATCCTGCTCGGCGTAGAGGACGACGGCTCTCTCACGGGCATCGATCCAGCCCAGGTGCTTCCCGTCACGAGAAACGTCCTCAATGTCGTCAACAACTCCAACGCCTTCGACGTGCCCGTCTCCATGGAATTCGAGCATATCGAGATCGGTGACCGCCAAATCATCAAGATCGACGTTCCCAACAGCCCGCAGATGCACAGCTACAAGGGCAAAGTATACGAACGGCGCGGGGATGCCGATGTCGTTGTGCGCGGAAGCGCTCCTCTCGCCGAGCTCTGCATTCGCAAGCAGGGAATCTATACCGAACAACGCATTTTCGAGCATGTATCCCTGAGCGACCTGCGAGAAGATCTCATTGACGAGGCCCGGCGACTCGCTCTCGCGAAGAGAAAAGACCATCCGTGGGGAGCCATGACGAACGCGCAGCTCGTTGAATCGGCCGGGCTCTTCGGCAAAGACTACTCAACGGGAAAGCAGGGCTATAACTTGGCAGCCGTCGTTCTTCTCGGCAAGGACGAGGTTATTCGATCGCTGTGCCCCACCTACAAAACCGATGCACTTGTGCGCCAGCACGACACGGATCGCCACGATGACCGGCTTGTAACAACCACCAACCTCATAGACGCCTACGCCCAGATCGCCGCGTTCTGCCGGAATCATCTTCCAGACCGCTTTCTTTTGGAAGGCGACTTCGCCCTCAGCCCCCGCGATACCATCGTGCGCGAGCTGGTCGTCAACTGTCTCATTCATCGCGAGTTCACCAGCCCCTTCCCGGCAAAAGTCATCATCGACAACGAGGGCATTCGAACCGAGAACGCCAGCCGTGCCTCTTTTGAGGGGCCCTTGGAACCCGACACCTTCAGCCCTCTTCCGAAGAACCCTCTCATCGCTTCCTTCTTTGCGCATATCGGCTTGGCCGAAGAGCTGGGCAGCGGCACGCGCGAGCTATTCAAGAATTCTCGTCTCTACACGGGCCGCGACCCCGAGTTGGAGGAAGGTCTGATTTTCAGAGCATTCGTACCAACCATTCCCGCAATCCAGGCGGTGAGCAATTCGCCCGACAAACAGAGCGCCCAAAAGGACGGCATTGACGAGGTTGCCTCTCTCGCCTTAAAGCTGGCCGAGAGCAATGGTGGGGTGCGAACTGCTGACCTGGTTGATGCGGGAATTTCCCGCCGTACAGCCCAGCGCACCCTAAGCGAGCTTGTCGAACGGGATCGGCTCACTCCGCAGGGCAACGGCCCGAGTCGCATTTATCGCCCGAATCGCAGATAA
- a CDS encoding ferredoxin domain-containing protein: MVYDERDIRKAQALDIAQKMLVAARTAPKGKGVDVVECAVVDGDDLEALACTMEAVGEERGFAFFLRDANCVRKSLCVALVGTREKAQGLNCGHCGFATCGERTPGVPCEVNSVDVGIALGAAVSRAQAFGVDTRIMFSAGLAAQQLGLLGEGVGQAYAIPVSISSKSPFFDRG; this comes from the coding sequence ATGGTTTACGACGAGAGGGACATTCGGAAGGCGCAGGCGCTGGACATCGCCCAGAAGATGCTGGTGGCAGCGCGGACGGCTCCCAAGGGCAAGGGCGTCGATGTCGTGGAATGCGCCGTGGTGGACGGCGACGATTTGGAAGCGCTCGCCTGCACCATGGAGGCCGTCGGCGAGGAGCGCGGGTTCGCATTCTTCCTGCGCGACGCCAACTGTGTGCGCAAAAGCCTCTGCGTGGCGCTCGTGGGCACGCGCGAAAAAGCCCAGGGGCTCAACTGCGGCCACTGCGGTTTCGCCACCTGCGGCGAGCGCACGCCAGGCGTTCCCTGCGAGGTGAACTCCGTAGACGTGGGCATCGCCCTCGGCGCCGCCGTGTCGCGCGCCCAGGCCTTCGGCGTCGACACCCGCATCATGTTCTCCGCCGGCCTAGCCGCTCAACAGCTGGGCCTGCTCGGCGAAGGCGTGGGGCAGGCGTACGCTATCCCGGTAAGCATCAGCTCTAAAAGCCCGTTCTTCGACCGTGGGTAG
- a CDS encoding topoisomerase DNA-binding C4 zinc finger domain-containing protein encodes MDPYASPSGQSATDEVAILCPKCGAPMVKRTTRKGPRAGKPFYGCSNYPKCKGIANLEA; translated from the coding sequence ATGGACCCTTACGCGAGCCCCTCCGGGCAATCGGCCACCGATGAAGTCGCCATCCTTTGCCCGAAGTGCGGCGCCCCCATGGTGAAACGCACCACCCGCAAAGGCCCCCGCGCTGGCAAACCCTTCTACGGCTGCAGCAACTACCCCAAGTGCAAGGGCATTGCGAACCTGGAAGCATAA
- a CDS encoding DUF3791 domain-containing protein, with product MSKEMRFLVFAIEYYRQAKGLTGPEVAALFREKGLSQYVLDNYFLYHIESPDLMVADIDRYVETGERPAL from the coding sequence ATGAGCAAGGAAATGCGGTTTCTCGTGTTCGCCATCGAGTACTATCGGCAGGCGAAGGGGCTGACGGGTCCGGAGGTGGCGGCTCTCTTTCGCGAAAAAGGACTCTCGCAATATGTGCTGGACAATTACTTTCTCTACCACATAGAGTCGCCCGACCTAATGGTTGCCGACATTGATCGCTATGTTGAAACGGGGGAGCGGCCGGCTCTTTAG
- a CDS encoding MarR family winged helix-turn-helix transcriptional regulator — MTESTQVLHQLKVATNYSKLAMHKCGPRSFKSGQGAMCKVLYKFGDGKLSLKKLEERLGWDGHEVIRVAEKAQENGYVCFATSKKGKLSVALTDKGTMVVEKRLAAEDRAADEVLEGLTDKERKCLLKLTGKVIENCKAMGVDYRTIAVKGCRARKPSYHHGHGCCRR, encoded by the coding sequence ATGACTGAATCGACTCAGGTTCTGCATCAACTGAAAGTGGCGACCAATTACAGCAAGCTGGCCATGCACAAGTGCGGCCCGCGCAGCTTCAAAAGCGGACAGGGCGCCATGTGTAAGGTGCTCTACAAGTTCGGCGACGGGAAACTGTCGCTGAAGAAGCTGGAGGAGCGTCTCGGCTGGGACGGCCACGAGGTCATTCGCGTGGCCGAGAAGGCCCAGGAGAACGGCTACGTGTGCTTTGCCACCAGCAAGAAGGGCAAGCTGTCCGTAGCGCTGACCGACAAGGGCACCATGGTCGTCGAGAAGCGCCTGGCCGCCGAGGATCGTGCGGCCGACGAGGTGCTGGAGGGCCTCACCGACAAGGAGCGCAAGTGCCTGCTGAAGCTAACCGGTAAGGTGATTGAGAACTGCAAGGCCATGGGCGTCGACTACCGCACCATCGCCGTCAAGGGCTGCCGCGCCCGCAAACCCAGCTACCATCACGGCCACGGCTGCTGCCGACGCTAG
- a CDS encoding ABC transporter permease, with product MTGGVVNIGYVELVGASLLMLVAGIVSWRMGLGQSRRIAVSTVRAFLQLLAMGLLLGYLFKYQTWWLVCLVLLGMCVAATQIATGRTNKVVRGLWADVFLSITVSSMVIAFIVVEGIIHADPWYNAMQLVPISGMILGNTLAAAAVATDRLFASMDSRANEIYMMVALGATPREAAFPSIKVAVGAGMTPLLAQLSAAGIVQIPGMMSGQILAGADPVIAAKYQIVVLLMISAATTLSVVIICFLAYKKRFSVEGYYLSQALRDDAGGAA from the coding sequence ATGACCGGCGGCGTGGTGAACATCGGGTATGTGGAACTGGTGGGCGCAAGCTTGCTCATGTTGGTGGCGGGCATCGTGTCGTGGCGCATGGGGCTCGGGCAGAGCCGCCGCATCGCCGTCTCTACCGTGCGGGCGTTTCTGCAGCTGCTCGCCATGGGTCTGCTTCTGGGCTATCTTTTCAAGTATCAGACGTGGTGGCTCGTGTGTTTGGTGCTGCTGGGCATGTGCGTTGCGGCGACGCAGATTGCCACCGGCCGTACGAACAAGGTCGTGCGGGGGCTTTGGGCCGACGTCTTCCTTTCTATTACCGTGTCGTCCATGGTCATCGCGTTCATCGTGGTGGAAGGCATCATCCACGCCGATCCGTGGTACAACGCCATGCAGCTCGTGCCCATCTCGGGCATGATTCTCGGCAACACGCTGGCCGCGGCAGCGGTGGCCACCGACCGCCTGTTTGCCAGCATGGATTCCCGCGCGAACGAGATATACATGATGGTGGCTTTGGGCGCCACCCCGCGCGAGGCGGCGTTCCCTTCCATCAAGGTGGCGGTGGGCGCCGGCATGACGCCGCTTTTGGCCCAGCTGTCGGCAGCGGGCATCGTGCAGATTCCCGGCATGATGTCCGGCCAGATTCTGGCGGGCGCCGATCCTGTTATCGCGGCGAAGTACCAGATCGTCGTGCTGCTCATGATTTCTGCGGCCACGACGCTCTCCGTTGTGATCATCTGCTTTCTCGCTTACAAGAAGCGCTTCTCCGTCGAAGGCTACTACTTGTCGCAGGCCCTGCGCGACGATGCCGGCGGGGCGGCCTAG
- a CDS encoding amidophosphoribosyltransferase, with protein MGGFFGAVSKRDVVMDVFFGVDYHSHLGTRRAGMIVLDHEDGYQRQIHSIENTPFRTKFEDDIVRFHGTSAIGCISDADPQPLLVRSHLGTFAITTIGAINNAEALVEEYFEDHDAQFMALSSGAVNSTELVAALINQKDDLVAGIQYAQSKIDGSLTLLIMTEDGDIIAARDFMGRLPVLVGADDDGHCVAFESFAYHKLGYHDEYELGPAEIVRLTPDAIEVLSPARDEMKMCAFMWVYYGYPNSNYEGMNVEVMRYRNGAIMVRDEAARGACPEVDFVAGVPDSGIPHAIGYSTESKMPFGRPFIKYTPTWPRSFMPANQDLRNKIANMKQVPVPELIRDKKLLFVDDSIVRGTQLRETVNFLYDSGAAEVHMRSACPPIMYSCKYLSFSSSKSDMDLIARRVVDSLEGKEGLAHLAEYADADTERGQCLLKTICEDMGFDSLSYQSLQGMIEAIGIDPEKICTYCWDGRE; from the coding sequence ATGGGCGGCTTTTTCGGAGCGGTTTCCAAGCGCGACGTGGTGATGGATGTTTTCTTCGGCGTCGATTACCACTCGCATCTCGGCACGCGTCGAGCGGGTATGATCGTGCTTGACCACGAGGATGGCTACCAGCGTCAGATTCACTCTATCGAGAACACGCCGTTCCGCACGAAATTCGAGGACGACATCGTGCGCTTCCACGGCACGAGCGCCATCGGATGCATCTCGGACGCCGACCCGCAGCCGCTGCTCGTGCGCTCGCATTTGGGCACCTTCGCTATCACGACCATCGGTGCCATCAACAATGCCGAGGCCTTGGTGGAAGAGTATTTCGAGGATCACGATGCGCAGTTTATGGCGCTCAGCTCTGGCGCGGTGAACTCAACCGAGTTGGTGGCGGCGCTCATCAACCAGAAGGATGACCTGGTCGCCGGCATCCAGTATGCCCAATCGAAGATTGACGGATCGCTCACGCTGCTCATTATGACCGAGGACGGCGATATTATTGCGGCCCGCGACTTCATGGGCCGCTTGCCGGTGCTCGTGGGCGCCGACGATGACGGCCACTGCGTTGCCTTCGAGAGCTTTGCCTATCACAAGCTGGGCTATCACGACGAGTACGAGCTGGGCCCGGCGGAGATCGTGCGGCTTACGCCCGATGCCATTGAGGTGCTCTCGCCGGCACGCGACGAGATGAAAATGTGCGCGTTCATGTGGGTGTACTACGGCTACCCGAACTCCAACTACGAGGGTATGAACGTGGAAGTGATGCGCTACCGCAACGGTGCCATCATGGTTCGCGACGAGGCAGCGCGCGGCGCGTGCCCCGAGGTGGACTTTGTGGCCGGCGTGCCCGATTCCGGCATCCCCCATGCCATCGGCTACTCGACCGAGAGCAAGATGCCCTTCGGCCGTCCGTTCATTAAGTACACGCCCACGTGGCCGCGCTCGTTCATGCCGGCGAACCAGGATCTGCGCAACAAGATCGCCAACATGAAGCAGGTGCCGGTGCCCGAGCTTATCCGCGACAAGAAGCTCTTGTTCGTGGATGACTCCATTGTGCGCGGCACCCAGCTGCGCGAGACGGTGAACTTCCTGTACGATTCCGGTGCCGCCGAGGTGCACATGCGCAGCGCGTGCCCGCCCATCATGTACAGCTGCAAGTATCTGAGCTTCTCGTCCAGCAAGTCGGATATGGATCTTATCGCGCGGCGTGTGGTGGATTCGCTGGAAGGCAAGGAGGGGCTTGCGCATCTGGCCGAGTACGCCGACGCCGATACCGAGCGTGGCCAGTGCCTGCTGAAGACCATCTGCGAGGACATGGGTTTCGATTCGCTGAGCTACCAGAGCCTCCAGGGCATGATAGAGGCCATCGGCATCGATCCGGAGAAAATCTGCACCTACTGCTGGGACGGCCGCGAGTAA
- a CDS encoding DMT family transporter: MLSQIRQNGLPSWAYKAALLLAAAIWGMGTVVIKSTVDEFPPAWIVGVRFTFAGIILGIATAPRISRAFARNKRGHLRDGAVLGVFLFLSYWFNSTGLTDTTASNSSFLTTLYCVIIPFLGWIIIRKRPTRYNIAAAILCVTGVGCVAYADIGEFSLRFGDFITLASALWLSFHVLYTAKYAPGRSMMLLTVIQFIVAGLLGLITGLITEPVPNFSQLGTDTWMNLIYITVFASCVALGLQNAAVARVDPAQAALFLATESVFGVTFSILLLGEAPAISTYLGFALIFVGIVVSEYLPLRAEKIAAQKAKTAVLDCKRAETQATDLEEADAFMR, from the coding sequence ATGCTTTCCCAGATCAGACAAAACGGACTGCCCTCATGGGCCTACAAGGCGGCGCTGCTTTTGGCGGCCGCCATTTGGGGCATGGGCACGGTGGTCATCAAGTCTACCGTCGACGAATTCCCGCCCGCTTGGATCGTGGGCGTGCGCTTCACCTTTGCCGGCATCATCCTCGGCATTGCCACGGCGCCGCGCATCTCCCGCGCCTTCGCTCGCAACAAGCGCGGACATCTGCGCGACGGCGCGGTGCTGGGCGTCTTTCTATTCCTCTCCTACTGGTTCAACTCCACGGGACTCACCGACACCACCGCCTCCAACAGCTCGTTTCTCACCACGCTCTACTGCGTGATCATCCCCTTCCTCGGATGGATCATCATTCGGAAGCGACCGACCCGCTACAACATTGCGGCGGCTATCCTGTGCGTCACCGGCGTGGGCTGCGTGGCCTACGCCGACATCGGCGAGTTCTCGCTGCGCTTCGGCGACTTCATCACGCTGGCCTCGGCTCTCTGGCTGAGCTTCCACGTGCTGTACACGGCGAAGTACGCGCCGGGACGCTCTATGATGCTGCTCACGGTCATTCAGTTCATCGTGGCGGGCCTGCTGGGACTCATCACCGGGCTTATCACCGAGCCCGTACCCAACTTCAGCCAGTTGGGCACCGACACTTGGATGAACCTCATCTACATCACCGTGTTTGCCTCTTGTGTGGCCCTAGGATTGCAAAACGCCGCCGTGGCCCGCGTTGATCCGGCCCAGGCGGCGCTATTCCTTGCCACCGAATCGGTGTTCGGCGTGACGTTCTCCATCCTGCTTTTGGGCGAGGCGCCGGCGATTTCCACCTACCTGGGATTTGCCCTTATCTTCGTCGGCATCGTCGTCAGCGAGTACTTACCCCTGCGAGCCGAAAAGATCGCGGCCCAGAAGGCAAAAACGGCCGTCCTCGATTGCAAGCGGGCCGAAACCCAAGCAACCGACCTCGAAGAAGCCGACGCGTTCATGCGCTAG